The following proteins are co-located in the Triticum aestivum cultivar Chinese Spring chromosome 1A, IWGSC CS RefSeq v2.1, whole genome shotgun sequence genome:
- the LOC123069357 gene encoding mitogen-activated protein kinase 17, which translates to MGGRARSLIRWLRHHRSRRVSSASSSSSSHLTAHTNTSSATTATSDLRARSLPQPQDDHVDWEQEQQQEEEELADGPESDPEGYIVLDREGEAGSLRVALPRAPARTNPPPRMDPGKKTSESEFFTEYGELNRYQVSEVIGKGSYGVVAAAIDTQTGERVAIKKINDVFDHVSDATRILREIKLLRLLRHPDIVQIKHIMLPPSRREFRDIYVVFELMESDLHQVIKANDDLTPEHHQFFLYQLLRGMKYIHAASVFHRDLKPKNILANADCKLKICDFGLARVSFNDGAPSAIFWTDYVATRWYRAPELCGSFFSKYTPAIDIWSVGCIFAEMLTGRPLFPGKNVVHQLDLMTDVLGTPSAESLAKIRNEKARRYLSNMRKKPKVPLTKKFPGIDPMALHLLERLLAFDPKDRPTADEALTDPYFNGLANSEREPIAQPISKLEFEFEKRKLGKDDVRELIYREILEYHPQMLQEYLRGGDQMSFMYPSGVDRFKQQFAHLEKGGAKGEKSSPQLRQNASLPRERAIGNKHGDSDYQVKLNAGEKPVHASVTDGISKPLMSARSLLKSETMSASKCIGEIKNKDDEYESVDAADGVSQKIAQLKT; encoded by the exons ATGGGCGGCCGCGCCCGCTCCCTCATCCGCTGGCTGCGCCACCACCGCTCCCGCCGCGTCTCCTCcgcctcatcctcttcctcctcccacctGACCGCGCACACCAATACATCCTCCGCGACCACCGCCACCAGCGACCTGCGCGCCCGCTCGCTCCCGCAGCCGCAGGACGACCACGTCGACTgggagcaggagcagcagcaggaggaggaggagctcgccgacgGCCCCGAGTCCGACCCCGAGGGATACATTGTGCTCGACCGGGAGGGGGAGGCCGGGAGCCTGCGCGTCGCCCTACCCCGCGCGCCCGCGCGCACCAACCCGCCGCCACGCATGGATCCCGGCAAGAAG ACCTCGGAATCCGAGTTCTTCACGGAGTATGGTGAGTTAAACCGGTATCAGGTCAGCGAGGTCATTGGCAAAGGGAGTTATGGAGTTGTGGCTGCTGCTATCGACACCCAGACCGGCGAGCGTGTGGCCATCAAGAAGATCAATGACGTCTTTGATCATGTCTCCGATGCCACCCgcatccttagggagatcaagtTGCTCCGGCTGCTGCGCCACCCGGACATAGTTCAGATCAAGCACATTATGCTCCCCCCTTCAAGGAGGGAATTCAGGGACATATATGTGGTCTTTGAGCTGATGGAGTCCGATCTCCATCAGGTAATAAAAGCGAACGATGATCTCACACCAGAGCATCACCAGTTCTTCTTGTATCAGCTGCTCCGGGGAATGAAGTACATCCATGCAG CGAGTGTTTTCCATCGGGATCTTAAGCCCAAGAATATTCTAGCGAATGCTGACTGCAAGCTGAAGATTTGTGATTTTGGGCTTGCCCGTGTATCATTTAATGACGGGGCTCCATCAGCCATATTCTGGACG GACTATGTTGCAACTAGATGGTATCGTGCTCCAGAATTGTGTGGCTCTTTTTTCTCAAAG TACACACCTGCAATTGATATTTGGAGCGTAGGGTGTATCTTTGCAGAAATGCTCACAGGGAGGCCACTCTTTCCAGGGAAGAATGTTGTCCATCAATTGGATCTCATGACTGATGTACTTGGCACTCCTTCAGCAGAATCTCTCGCTAAG ATACGGAACGAGAAAGCTCGGCGATACTTGAGCAATATGAGGAAGAAGCCTAAAGTTCCCCTTACCAAAAAATTTCCAGGCATCGATCCTATGGCTCTCCATTTGCTTGAGCGTCTTCTTGCTTTTGATCCTAAGGATAGGCCAACTGCTGACGAG GCCCTGACAGACCCATACTTTAACGGATTAGCAAATTCAGAACGTGAACCCATAGCACAGCCCATCTCAAAACTTGAGTTTGAGTTCGAGAAGAGAAAGTTGGGCAAAGATGATGTCCGAGAATTAATTTACAGAGAG ATTTTAGAGTACCATCCTCAGATGTTGCAAGAATACCTACGTGGAGGAGACCAGATGAGCTTCATGTACCCTAG TGGGGTGGATCGCTTTAAGCAGCAATTCGCTCATTTGGAAAAAGGTGGTGCAAAGGGTGAAAAATCCAGTCCACAGTTGCGACAAAATGCTTCCTTACCAAG GGAAAGAGCAATTGGCAATAAGCACGGAGATAGTGACTACCAAGTAAAGCTGAATGCAGGTGAAAAGCCAGTACATGCATCAGTGACAGATGGAATAAGCAAACCCCTCATGAGTGCTCGGAGCTTACTGAAGAGTGAAACCATGAGTGCTTCCAAGTGTATAggtgaaataaaaaataaagat GATGAATACGAGAGCGTGGATGCAGCTGACGGCGTCTCTCAGAAGATCGCTCAACTGAAAACCTGA
- the LOC123069364 gene encoding probable auxin efflux carrier component 3b: MISWHDLYTVLTAMVPLYVAMILAYGSVRWWGVITADQCAGINRFVAVFAVPLLSFKVISGSNLYAMDLRFAAADTLQKLLVLASLAVWSRLPVPFAGLDWSITLFSSATMPNTLIMGIPLLVAMYGRHAGDLMVQIVVLQCIIWCTLLLFLFEFRAARLLISGRFPAAAVADVRVDPDVVSLDGSHAEAQAEVAPDGSMRVVVRRSAASLSRRSLLNGAAAGMPSPARESSVTGVEIFSVSSSRNHTPRGSSSFTHGDFSATTGGGGGAAAPALPPPPPPHGAVRASSFGAADLFSLHSSRQHTPRPSASYDEHAPRGRSTAAVAPVEDPKDNVHMFDWSSGASGASEVSGLPVLRSSAKESGRRRTPSDATSTNSDSSRLNRTGAAGVERVISEAAAQESLERLEAGTEATEKEQEQDETKKVGDEVGKPPASVMLRLILTMVWRRLIRNPNTYASVVGLVWSLIEFRYHVTMPAIVAKSISILSDAGLGMAMFSLGLFMALQPKLIACGKSAAASTMAVRFLLGPAVMAVSSAAVGLRGTLLRIAVVQATLPQGIVPFVFAKEYNLHAAILCTGVIFGMLIALPIVLLYYIILGLL, translated from the exons ATGATCTCGTGGCATGATCTGTACACGGTGCTGACGGCGATGGTGCCGCTGTACGTGGCGATGATCCTGGCGTACGGCTCGGTGCGGTGGTGGGGGGTGATCACGGCGGACCAGTGCGCCGGGATCAACCGCTTCGTCGCCGTCTTCGCCGTCCCGCTGCTCTCCTTCAAGGTCATCTCCGGCAGCAACCTGTACGCCATGGACCTGCGCTTCGCCGCCGCCGATACGCTGCAGAAGCTCCTCGTCCTCGCCTCGCTCGCCGTGTGGTCCCGCCTCCCCGTCCCCTTCGCCGGGCTCGACTGGTCCATCACGCTCTTCTCCTCCGCGACGATGCCCAACACGCTCATCATGGGCATCCCGCTCCTCGTCGCCATGTACGGCCGCCACGCCGGCGACCTCATGGTGCAGATCGTCGTCCTCCAGTGCATCATCTGGTGCACGCTGCTTCTCTTCCTCTTCGAGTTCCGCGCCGCGCGCCTGCTCATCTCGGGGAGGttcccggccgccgccgtcgccgacgtgCGCGTCGACCCGGACGTCGTGTCGCTCGACGGAAGCCACGCCGAGGCGCAGGCCGAGGTCGCGCCCGACGGGAGCATGCGCGTCGTCGTGCGCCGGTCCGCGGCGTCGCTCTCCCGCCGCTCCCTCCTCAACGGCGCCGCGGCGGGGATGCCGTCGCCGGCGCGCGAGTCGAGCGTGACCGGCGTGGAGATCTTCTCGGTGAGCTCGTCGCGGAACCACACGCCCAGGGGCTCCTCCAGCTTCACCCACGGCGACTTCTCCGCGAccacgggaggcggcggcggcgccgccgcgcctgctctgccgccgccgccgccgccgcacggcgCGGTGCGCGCGTCCAGCTTCGGCGCGGCCGACCTGTTCTCGCTGCACTCGTCGCGGCAGCACACGCCGAGGCCGTCGGCCAGCTACGACGAGCACGCGCCGCGGGGCAGATCGACGGCGGCCGTGGCGCCGGTCGAGGACCCCAAGGACAACGTGCACATGTTCGACTGGAGCTCCGGCGCGTCCGGCGCGTCCGAGGTGAGCGGCCTGCCGGTCTTGCGCAGCAGCGCCAAGGAAAGCGGCCGCCGGCGTACCCCCTCCGACGCGACGTCCACCAACTCCGACTCCTCCAGAT TGAACCGGACGGGAGCGGCCGGCGTCGAGCGCGTCATTTCTGAGGCGGCAGCGCAGGAGTCGCTGGAGAGGCTGGAGGCCGGCACGGAGGCGACGGAGAAGGAGCAGGAGCAGGATGAGACGAAGAAGGTCGGCGACGAGGTGGGAAAGCCGCCGGCGAGCGTGATGCTGCGGCTGATCCTGACCATGGTGTGGCGCCGGCTGATCCGGAACCCCAACACTTACGCCAGCGTCGTCGGCCTCGTCTGGTCACTCATCGAGTTCCG GTACCACGTCACGATGCCGGCGATCGTGGCCAAGTCCATCTCCATCCTCTCCGACGCGGGGCTGGGGATGGCCATGTTCAGCCTGGGGCTGTTCATGGCCCTGCAGCCCAAGCTCATCGCCTGCGGCAAATCCGCGGCGGCGTCCACCATGGCCGTCCGCTTCCTGCTCGGCCCCGCGGTCATGGCCGTCTCCTCCGCCGCCGTCGGCCTCCGAGGCACGCTGCTGCGCATCGCCGTTGTCCAG GCCACTCTGCCGCAAGGGATCGTGCCGTTCGTCTTCGCCAAAGAGTACAACCTCCATGCCGCCATTCTGTGCACCGG GGTCATATTTGGCATGCTAATAGCCCTTCCGATCGTCCTGCTCTACTACATCATCCTTGGGCTGCTATGA